The DNA segment GCCCAGCTCTCCACCTTGTCCGTCAAGGACCTCCACGACCTCTGGGACCATCTACGCTTCAATCTCATCTCCGTGATCTTGTGCTCCGCGCTTCTCGTCTTCCTCTTCACCGTCTACTTCCTCAGGCGCCCCCGCCCGGTTTATCTGGTCAACTTCGCATGCTATAAGCCCGAAGAAGCCCGGAAATGCACGAGGCAAGTCTTCATGAACAGGTCCACGCTTACAGGCTCGTTCACGGAAGAGAACCTCGCGTTCCAGCGTAAGATCCTCGAGAGGTCTGGTCTTGGCGAATCCACCTACCTCCCTGAGGCTGTCATCAACATCCCTCCCAACCCCTGCATGGCCGAGGCCCGGAAGGAAGCCAGAACCGTCATGTTTGGAGCCATCGATGAGCTTTTGGCGAAGACGAATGTGAAGCCCAAGGACATCGGCATACTCATCGTGAACTGCAGCCTGTTCAATCCCACGCCTTCTCTTTCCGCCATGGTTGTCAATCACTACAAGCTTCGTGGAAACATCGTCAGCTACAATCTCGGCGGAATGGGGTGCAGCGCAGGCCTTCTCTCCATTAATCTCGCCaaggatctcctccaagtctatcCCAACTCATATGCATTGGTCATCAGCATGGAGAACATCACCTTGAACTGGTACTTCGGCAACAACCGATCCATGCTCGTCTCCAACTGCTTGTTCCGCATGGGGGGCGCCGCAATCCTCCTCTCCAACAAGAGATCCGACCGCAGGCGATCAAAGTACCAACTGGTGCATAGTGTTCGAACCCACAAGGGAGCCGACGACAAGTGCTTCAGTTGTGTCACCCAAGAAGAGGACGAGATTGGCAAGATCGGCGTCTCCCTCTCGAAAGATCTCATGGCAGTCGCAGGTGATGCCCTGAAGACCAACATCACCACTCTCGGCCCGCTAGTCCTGCCCATGTCCGAGCAACTCATCTTCTTCGCGACGTTGGTGGCCAAGAAGTTGTTCAAGATGAAGGTCAGGCCTTACATTCCGGATTTCAAGTTGGCATTCGAGCACTTCTGCATCCATGCGGGAGGAAGGGCGGTGTTGGACGAGATAGAGAAGAACCTGCAGCTCTCGGAGTGGCACATGGAGCCATCGAGGATGACACTCTACAGGTTCGGGAACACCTCGAGCAGCTCTCTGTGGTATGAATTGGCGTACTCGGAGGGGAAGGGAAGGATAAAGAAGAAGGACAGGATCTGGCAAATAGCATTCGGGTCGGGGTTCAAATGCAACAGTGCTGTGTGGAAGGCTCTCAAGACTATCAATCCTGCCAAGGAGAAGAACCCATGGATGGATGAGATTAATGACTTCCCGGTTGTGGTTCCCAAGGTGTCAGCACTCTGAATGATACACGATCTTTGTTCGCGAGGTAGTAGTGTGTCCGATTCAGAGTTGAGAGAAGGTGGTGCATCATCTTCTGTGTAAGCGAAGGATTTGGTCACTAGAGTTGAGAGAAGACATGCACCCAAAAAAATGTCAGACTAGTAGGAGGGTCAGTAGCACTGCTTTTTCCTATTGATTTCGTTATTAATGCAATCCTTTGGGTTTTCTTATCAGTTTCCTCGTTAAGTAGCTAATGCGTCTTGTTGATTGGTGCCTTTCTTTTTG comes from the Musa acuminata AAA Group cultivar baxijiao chromosome BXJ1-10, Cavendish_Baxijiao_AAA, whole genome shotgun sequence genome and includes:
- the LOC103969458 gene encoding 3-ketoacyl-CoA synthase 11-like, yielding MAEAEQRPNAPLLQSSSSRLPDFKQSVKLKYVKLGYHYLISHGMFLFFSPLIAVVVAQLSTLSVKDLHDLWDHLRFNLISVILCSALLVFLFTVYFLRRPRPVYLVNFACYKPEEARKCTRQVFMNRSTLTGSFTEENLAFQRKILERSGLGESTYLPEAVINIPPNPCMAEARKEARTVMFGAIDELLAKTNVKPKDIGILIVNCSLFNPTPSLSAMVVNHYKLRGNIVSYNLGGMGCSAGLLSINLAKDLLQVYPNSYALVISMENITLNWYFGNNRSMLVSNCLFRMGGAAILLSNKRSDRRRSKYQLVHSVRTHKGADDKCFSCVTQEEDEIGKIGVSLSKDLMAVAGDALKTNITTLGPLVLPMSEQLIFFATLVAKKLFKMKVRPYIPDFKLAFEHFCIHAGGRAVLDEIEKNLQLSEWHMEPSRMTLYRFGNTSSSSLWYELAYSEGKGRIKKKDRIWQIAFGSGFKCNSAVWKALKTINPAKEKNPWMDEINDFPVVVPKVSAL